TCCTTATTTATAAGGGAATTATCTGCAGAGAACTGATTGAGCTCTTTGGCGAAATCGTTATGATACTGAGTCTCGCCTAATATACTTGTCGCATTCTTTGTTACATTCAGATGTCCATTCACGGTAGCAATAAGGGCATAATTCTTTAGTGCTCTATAAGAATCTCTCTTATTCAGATAATCATTGTTGGCCCATTCAGAAGCTAGATGTCTGGCTCCCAGATTTAAATAAATCATTGGTCCGGCAGGATATGAGATTCCTTCTTTGGTATAATCAAAGAACAGTCCGTCCGATTTAAAGTCCTGAGTATATTCAAACATCTTTTCTCCTGCTTTGCCTGAAAGTTCCAAAGCAAAATTGCGAAGTATGGTCATCTCTCTTGTAGGATGCGGAGCATCTTTTCCAACTCTCAAAGCGCGATCAAAATCGCCCTTCTGAATGGAATTATCAATAGCCATTTCATCTCTGAAATCATCATTGGTATTTGCCATACAAGCGGTTGCTGCACAGAACACAATAAACCAAATAAGGTTTGTATAAGTCCACCTAGCATAAGAAATGATTCTGTTGCCAAAAGGAAAAAAGTGTTGCTTTATAGCTACAAACAGGAAGAAACCTACAAGCAACAGATGTGGCAAAAGACTTTCTTCGCTATGTCCTAATGGGATAGCAGGATAAACGCCAAACAATACTTGTGAAGCGGTAGCGTGTGGATAGAACACAAACTTTGCTAAAAGGAATGACAAAAGGTACAACCCAATGCAGATTAAATAAGTCAGTGTTTTATTCTGATTTCTGACCGACGAATTGCTGCACAAAAGTATGAAAGCAAAGAAATAAAGGGCATAGCTTCCTGATAAAGCAAAGAATAACAAAGGAAACAACCAGCATATTGTTATGATACTTTCTGTGGAATCTTTTATTCTACTGAAGAAAAAGTAGCTTAACAATAAGATAGACAGACCTGGTAAATAAGTAAACATTGACTCTATATGAGCCACAACATAAAGTGAACGCCCTACATTCGTCATGGCTATCAACAGCAGAAACGAAGGGATGTATGAGAGAACAAAATACTTCTTGTTAAAATCGAACGATTTATAGACTAGCCACCTT
This sequence is a window from uncultured Bacteroides sp.. Protein-coding genes within it:
- a CDS encoding DUF6057 family protein, yielding MYSYNSHSEKKAARTISIVSGLLFTIFSLVYLAVNFRYLLSTTEDFSLFVYNTSFFLDKMSQPGGVLLYITGFLTQFLYYPWLGALIITGLLLFIRWLVYKSFDFNKKYFVLSYIPSFLLLIAMTNVGRSLYVVAHIESMFTYLPGLSILLLSYFFFSRIKDSTESIITICWLFPLLFFALSGSYALYFFAFILLCSNSSVRNQNKTLTYLICIGLYLLSFLLAKFVFYPHATASQVLFGVYPAIPLGHSEESLLPHLLLVGFFLFVAIKQHFFPFGNRIISYARWTYTNLIWFIVFCAATACMANTNDDFRDEMAIDNSIQKGDFDRALRVGKDAPHPTREMTILRNFALELSGKAGEKMFEYTQDFKSDGLFFDYTKEGISYPAGPMIYLNLGARHLASEWANNDYLNKRDSYRALKNYALIATVNGHLNVTKNATSILGETQYHNDFAKELNQFSADNSLINKDSVLGDIKKRQSDKYFECPAKGKYDKFICNFYRKNIDNKVAYDYYMMSALLDKKLDKFAWGVKLYKLFYKNPIPKHYAEAAALCNYLHVGPMLYVSPETKQKFDKYLKEKKEQKNPLSEKNIMRRDFGKTYWWYYMYK